Proteins co-encoded in one Kribbella solani genomic window:
- a CDS encoding ABC transporter permease, whose translation MLYFVARRLVSALSVVLATLIATFALFFIAPTDPAGAICGDRNCTQQRYNEIKRNLNLDKPKVQQFADYAGGIFTGRDFTTSGVTQHCDAPCLGFSFKNNRPVTDMISTRFPVTVSLVLGYAVLVLTIGVFVGSMAAKRRGTLGDRGLMTSTLVISSVPYYIVALMVALYLTIQYPILPRGSWTSPLDSPGKWIAGLITPWLVLGIYNCTSYARYSRGSMVETLSEDFIRTARAKGLSDRVVTYKHALRSGLIPVVTIFGLDVAGSLGGAIFTERIFDLPGLGQLVLDSLNNYDLPVIMGTVLVASVIIVVMNFLVDIGYSLIDPRVRLS comes from the coding sequence GTGCTCTACTTCGTGGCGCGTCGCCTGGTCAGCGCGCTCAGCGTCGTGCTGGCGACACTCATCGCGACCTTCGCGCTGTTCTTCATCGCGCCGACGGACCCGGCCGGCGCGATCTGCGGTGACCGCAACTGCACCCAGCAGCGGTACAACGAGATCAAGCGGAACCTGAACCTCGACAAGCCGAAGGTTCAGCAGTTCGCGGACTACGCGGGCGGCATCTTCACCGGCCGGGACTTCACCACGTCCGGTGTGACGCAGCACTGTGACGCGCCCTGCCTGGGCTTCTCGTTCAAGAACAACCGCCCGGTCACCGACATGATCTCGACCAGATTCCCGGTCACCGTGTCACTGGTGCTCGGGTACGCGGTGCTGGTCCTGACGATAGGCGTGTTCGTCGGGTCGATGGCAGCCAAACGAAGAGGCACGCTCGGCGACCGCGGCCTGATGACCAGCACGCTGGTGATCAGCTCGGTGCCGTACTACATCGTCGCGCTGATGGTCGCGCTGTACCTCACCATCCAGTACCCGATCCTGCCCCGCGGTTCCTGGACGTCACCCCTCGACAGTCCAGGGAAATGGATAGCCGGCCTGATAACACCCTGGCTGGTGCTGGGCATCTACAACTGCACGTCGTACGCACGGTATTCGCGCGGGTCGATGGTCGAGACCCTGAGCGAGGACTTCATCCGGACCGCGCGGGCCAAGGGCCTGTCCGACCGGGTGGTCACCTACAAGCACGCGCTCCGGTCCGGGTTGATCCCGGTCGTGACGATCTTCGGTCTGGACGTCGCCGGCAGTCTCGGCGGCGCGATCTTCACCGAGCGGATCTTCGACCTCCCCGGCCTCGGGCAGCTGGTGCTGGACAGCTTGAACAACTACGACCTGCCCGTGATCATGGGCACCGTACTGGTCGCTTCGGTGATCATCGTGGTGATGAACTTCCTGGTGGACATCGGCTACAGCCTGATCGACCCGCGAGTGAGGCTGTCGTGA